One Kwoniella pini CBS 10737 chromosome 10, complete sequence genomic region harbors:
- a CDS encoding mitochondrial Rho GTPase 1 — MPRRDLVRIVLVGDDGVGKSSIITSLIKESFVNNVQHVVPEVTIPPEVTPENVTTSIVDTSSNPRSRAHLLSQLTRAHVICLVYSISEPSSFDRVAEYWLPLFRREGVNIPVILVGNKIDLRGGQVTNQGLEDEIAPIMREFKEVETVVECSALLPLNVSEVFYFAQKAVLHPTAPLYDSREHTLKPKCLEALKRIFKISDVDKDGLLNAVELNQFQQKCFSTPLQYQELEGILDLVRHSPPPAISPPGEGITELGFLYLHTIFIQQGRMETTWTVLRKFGYGEGLDLREDFLTPRFDVPYDCSVELSPLGNQFLTDIFEAYDKDQDGALSQSELDDLFSTSPGNPWLSTGFPDTTITDDMGRVTLQGWLAQWSMTTLLDHRTTLNYLAYLGYSSSPATDLPTPTALHITRPRKQDRRARKVTRSAFLCYVLGATGSGKTSLLRSFVNKGFIGGDDALGGGYEPTTKVLSVVNSVEIEGAEKYLVLQEFGSKYESETLRNSKKLDMADVIIYVHDSSDTNSFSYISNLRQQYSLDHIPAIFVATKSDLDLAQQRHEVQPDSYCRRLGLSAPMAVSARLGPMTNLWVAITRVALNPTISLARGPSSTMSPAQRVRMIASVTLATTTFTAVVGIWMRYQGYTLRGIWGWVGRISGLGRNQ, encoded by the exons ATGCCCCGACGTGATTTGGTGAGGATAGTATTGGTTGGTGATG ACGGAGTTggaaaatcatcaataataacTTCACTGATAAAAGAATCTTTCGTTAATAAT GTTCAACATGTTGTACCGGAAGTAACAATACCGCCAGAAGTGACTCCTGAAAACGTGACCACTTCCATAGTAGATACATCAT CAAATCCACGATCCCGAGCACACTTATTATCTCAACTCACAAGAGCCCATGTGATTTGTTTGGTATATAGTATATCAGAACCTAGTAGTTTTGATAGAGTAGCAGAATACTGGTTACCTCTTTTCAGAAGAGAAGGTGTGAAT ATACCGGTCATACTGGTGGGAAACAAGATAGATCTACGTGGTGGACAAGTGACCAATCAGGGGCTGGAAGATGAGATAGCACCTATAATGCGAGAgttcaag GAAGTGGAGACTGTAGTCGAGTGCTCAGCATTATTACCTCTTAACGTTTCAGAAGTGTTCTACTTCGCCCAAAAAGCTGTATTACATCCTACAGCACCTCTATACGACTCAAGGGAACAT ACACTAAAACCTAAATGCCTGGAAGCGTTAAAACGTATATTCAAGATATCAGATGTAGACAAAGATGGACTGTTGAATGCAGTAGagttgaatcaatttcaa CAAAAATGCTTCTCGACGCCACTACAATATCAAGAGCTTGAAGGTATCCTCGACTTGGTCC GTCATTCACCACCTCCTGCTATATCGCCCCCAGGCGAAGGTATAACGGAATTAGGCTTTTTATATCTACATACAATATTTATTCAGCAGGGAAGGATGGAGACTACGTGGACTGTATTGCGGAAGTTTGGCTATGGAGAGGGATTGGATTTGAGGGAAGACTTCTTGACGCCAAG GTTTGACGTACCATACGATTGTTCCGTCGAGTTATCTCCACTGGGCAATCAATTTTTGACGGACATATTCGAAGCTTATGataaagatcaagatggaGCTTTATCACAATCTGAGTTAGATGATTTGTTTAGTACCTCCCCCGGTAATCCATGGCTTTCAACTGGATTCCCTGATACCACAATAACAGATGATATGGGTAGAGTGACATTACAGGGATGGTTAGCACAATGGTCCATGACGACTTTATTGGATCATAGGACGACTTTGAATTATTTAGCATATTTAGgttattcttcttcacccGCTACAGATCTACCTACACCCACAGCATTACATATCACACGACCACGTAAACAAGATCGCCGCGCTAGGAAAGTCACTCGCTCCGCGTTTCTATGTTATGTTCTGGGAGCAACGGGAAGTGGGAAAACAAGTTTACTTAGAAGTTTCGTGAACAAGGGATTCATAGGTGGAGATGATGCCTTGGGAGGAGGATATGAGCCTACAACAAAGGTTTTGAGCGTTGTCAATAGTGTTGAAATTGAGGGAGCAGAGAAATACTTGGTG CTCCAGGAATTCGGCTCAAAATACGAATCGGAAACCCTGCGCAATTCCAAGAAATTGGATATGGCAGATGTGATAATATACGTACACGATTCGAGTGATACAAATTCTTTCTCATATATATCGAATTTACGG CAACAATATTCACTTGATCACATACCTGCTATATTTGTAGCTACAAAATCGGATTTGGATTTAGCACAACAACGTCATGAAGTACAACCTGATTCATATTGTCGTCGACTTGGTCTTTCGGCTCCTATGGCAGTTAGCGCGAGATTAGGTCCAATGACTAATCTATGGGTAGCAATTACTAGAGTGGCATTGAATCC AACCATATCTCTGGCTCGCGGTCCATCATCTACAATGTCCCCCGCGCAAAGAGTACGAATGATAGCTTCGGTAACCCTAGCGACGACAACATTTACAGCTGTAGTAGGAATTTGGATGAGGTATCAGGGATACACATTGAGAGGTATTTGGGGTTGGGTAGGTAGGATAAGTGGGTTAGGAAGGAATCAATGA